The Corynebacterium vitaeruminis DSM 20294 genome window below encodes:
- the thyX gene encoding FAD-dependent thymidylate synthase yields MAKQKLLNVQLVACSSFFPPSDVDWSTEASPSEALIEFAGRACYESFDKPNPRTASNEAYLRHIMEVGHTALLEHPTATLYIRGLSRSATHELTRHRHFSFSQLSQRFVHQQQTEVIVPPLIDEDEDLRRLFLRAVDEARFTYNEILKALEEKLADEPNALLRKKQARQAARAILPNAMESRIVVTGNFRTWRHFIGMRASEHADVEIRTLAVECLELLKEQAPVAFGDFEITTLVDGSKMATSPYVTDF; encoded by the coding sequence ATGGCAAAGCAAAAGCTGCTCAACGTTCAGCTGGTGGCGTGCAGCTCCTTCTTCCCCCCGTCGGACGTGGACTGGTCCACCGAGGCTAGCCCGTCGGAGGCGCTCATCGAGTTCGCCGGGCGGGCGTGCTACGAGAGCTTTGACAAGCCGAACCCGCGCACGGCGTCGAACGAGGCCTACCTGCGCCACATCATGGAGGTCGGCCACACGGCGCTGCTCGAGCACCCGACGGCGACCCTCTACATCCGCGGCCTGTCGCGCTCGGCCACCCATGAGCTGACCCGCCACCGCCACTTCTCCTTCTCGCAGCTGTCCCAGCGCTTCGTGCACCAGCAGCAGACCGAGGTCATCGTCCCGCCGCTCATCGACGAGGACGAGGACCTGCGGCGGCTGTTCCTGCGCGCGGTGGACGAGGCCCGCTTTACCTACAACGAGATACTCAAGGCTTTGGAGGAGAAGCTCGCGGACGAGCCCAACGCCCTGCTGCGCAAGAAGCAGGCCCGCCAGGCGGCCCGCGCCATCCTGCCGAACGCGATGGAGTCCCGCATCGTGGTCACCGGCAATTTCCGCACGTGGCGGCACTTCATCGGGATGCGCGCCTCCGAGCACGCGGACGTGGAGATCCGTACCCTCGCCGTCGAGTGCCTCGAGCTGCTCAAGGAGCAGGCCCCGGTCGCCTTCGGCGACTTCGAGATCACCACGCTCGTGGATGGCTCGAAGATGGCCACGAGCCCGTACGTGACGGACTTCTAG
- the dapB gene encoding 4-hydroxy-tetrahydrodipicolinate reductase yields MTIKVGVLGAKGRVGQAVCEGVTAAEDLELVAALDREDSLELLKEKGAEVIVDFTSPAAVMGNLEFCLTNGISAVVGTTGFTPERLAQVEEWAKAGGANALIAPNFAISAVLTMQFAKQAARFFDSAEVVEYHHPNKLDAPSGTAIHTAEGIATARREAGMAPMPDATNQSLEGARGADVDGVHVHAVRMTGMVAHEEVIFGAQGQSLTIRQDSYDRMSFVPGVLVGVREIAQHPGLTVGLENYLGL; encoded by the coding sequence ATGACTATCAAGGTGGGCGTTTTGGGTGCGAAGGGCCGGGTCGGCCAGGCGGTCTGCGAGGGCGTGACCGCGGCTGAGGACCTCGAGCTGGTCGCCGCGCTCGACCGAGAGGACTCGTTGGAACTGCTCAAGGAGAAGGGCGCCGAGGTCATCGTCGACTTCACCAGCCCGGCCGCCGTCATGGGCAACCTCGAGTTCTGCCTGACCAACGGTATCTCCGCCGTCGTGGGCACCACCGGCTTTACCCCGGAGCGCCTCGCCCAGGTTGAGGAGTGGGCCAAGGCGGGCGGCGCGAACGCGCTCATCGCCCCGAACTTCGCCATTTCCGCAGTGCTGACCATGCAGTTTGCCAAGCAGGCGGCGCGCTTCTTCGACTCCGCCGAGGTCGTTGAGTACCACCACCCGAACAAGCTGGATGCACCGTCGGGCACCGCGATCCACACCGCCGAGGGCATCGCTACCGCCCGCCGCGAGGCAGGCATGGCCCCGATGCCGGACGCCACGAACCAGTCGCTGGAGGGCGCCCGGGGCGCGGACGTCGACGGCGTTCACGTTCACGCCGTGCGCATGACCGGCATGGTCGCCCACGAGGAGGTCATCTTCGGCGCCCAGGGCCAGTCGCTGACCATCCGCCAGGACTCCTACGACCGCATGTCCTTCGTCCCGGGCGTGCTGGTTGGCGTCCGCGAGATCGCCCAGCACCCGGGGCTTACCGTGGGGCTCGAGAACTACCTCGGGCTGTAA